The following coding sequences lie in one Mycobacterium sp. Z3061 genomic window:
- a CDS encoding MMPL family transporter, protein MRRLADFVVRWPWAVIGLWVAVAVALPLTLPSLNEMSQKHPLAILPSDAPSAVTARKMTEAFHESGNEDLLLVVLTNEKGLGPADEAAYRKLVTALREDTRNVVMLQDFVSTPPLRSALTSKDRKSWVLPVGLAGELGTPRSYAAFKQVTGVVKQSLAGSPLTANLTGPAATVADLTVAGEKDRLPIELAIAVLVLLVLLMVYRNPVTMLLPLLAIGISMAIAQAVVAGFSQASGLGVSNQSIVFLSAMIAGAGTDYAVFLISRYHDYLRQGSDYEEAVRRALISIGKVITASAATVGITFLGISFARMGVFSSVGVSSAIGVGVAFLAAVTLLPAILVVAGPRGWVKPRRELTATFWRRSGIRIVRKPKTHLVASVLVLIILASCAGLVRYNYDDRKAVQASAPSSVGYAALDRHFPVNQSIPEYILVQSPHDLRTPRALADLERMADRVSQLPNIAAITGITRPTGAVPEEFRATYQAGAIGARLGEGSTVISDHNDDLNRLVKGADTLADNLGDVRGQVSQMVSGMQGLLDSFSSMRTQYGGDKLVKEVATAAKLVNSINSLGNSMGLSFTAVKDMFAWVAPVLIALQGNPVCDLDTSCSATRAQFERVVAARNDGSLDEINDLARQLETFQDRQTLNATVDRLRSTLNGLTKAMHAMGLDQPGGMQSGLNNLQRGADRAAGGSRQVADGVEQLVGQVKEMGAGLAEAAAFLLSLKNDAAEPSMAGFNIPAQLLRMDEFKKAARIFISPDGHSVRYLVQTKLNPFSSEAMDQVNAITDAARSAQPNTALSDASISMAGYPVSLRDTRDYYQHDIRFIIAVTLIVVLFTLMALLRAVVAPLYLVGSVVVSFLSAVGMGVLVFQFLLGQQLHWSVPPLAFVVLVAVGADYNMLFISRMRDESPGSVRYGVIRALSSTGGVITAAGLIFAASVGGLLFSSIGTVVQGGFVIGVGILLDTFLVRTITVPAVATLIGRASWWPSKLSRGPSMRRSLSGRAG, encoded by the coding sequence TTGCGACGGTTAGCCGATTTCGTGGTGCGATGGCCCTGGGCCGTGATCGGGCTCTGGGTCGCGGTTGCGGTCGCGCTGCCGCTGACACTGCCGTCCCTGAACGAGATGTCCCAGAAACACCCGCTCGCCATCCTGCCCAGTGACGCGCCGTCCGCCGTCACCGCGCGCAAGATGACCGAGGCGTTCCACGAGTCCGGCAACGAGGACCTGCTGCTGGTGGTCCTCACCAACGAGAAGGGCCTCGGACCGGCGGACGAAGCCGCCTACCGCAAGCTGGTGACCGCGCTGCGTGAGGACACCCGCAACGTGGTCATGCTGCAAGACTTCGTCAGCACGCCGCCCCTGCGGTCGGCGCTGACCAGCAAGGACCGCAAGTCCTGGGTGCTGCCGGTCGGCCTCGCCGGTGAGTTGGGCACGCCCCGCTCCTACGCCGCCTTCAAGCAGGTCACCGGCGTGGTCAAGCAGAGCCTCGCCGGTAGCCCATTGACGGCGAACCTGACCGGACCGGCCGCCACCGTCGCCGATCTGACGGTGGCCGGCGAAAAGGATCGACTCCCGATTGAGCTCGCGATCGCGGTGCTGGTGCTCCTTGTGTTGCTGATGGTCTACCGCAATCCGGTCACCATGCTGCTGCCGCTGCTGGCGATCGGCATCTCGATGGCGATCGCCCAGGCTGTGGTCGCCGGCTTCTCCCAGGCGAGCGGCCTGGGTGTTTCCAACCAGTCGATCGTCTTTCTGAGCGCGATGATCGCCGGCGCAGGAACCGATTACGCGGTCTTTCTCATCAGCCGATACCACGACTATCTGCGGCAGGGCTCCGATTACGAGGAAGCCGTGCGACGGGCGCTCATCTCCATCGGCAAGGTGATCACCGCGTCCGCCGCCACGGTCGGCATCACCTTCCTCGGCATCAGTTTCGCCAGGATGGGGGTGTTCTCATCGGTGGGGGTGTCCTCGGCGATCGGCGTCGGCGTGGCGTTCCTGGCGGCGGTCACCCTGCTGCCGGCCATCCTCGTGGTGGCCGGTCCGCGCGGCTGGGTCAAACCCAGGCGCGAGCTGACCGCCACATTCTGGCGGCGTTCCGGGATTCGCATCGTGCGCAAGCCGAAGACCCACCTGGTCGCCAGCGTGCTGGTGTTGATCATCCTGGCGAGCTGCGCGGGTCTGGTGCGCTACAACTACGACGACCGCAAGGCCGTGCAGGCGTCCGCCCCGAGTTCGGTCGGCTACGCCGCGCTGGACCGGCATTTCCCGGTGAATCAGTCCATCCCCGAATACATCCTGGTCCAGTCGCCGCATGATCTGCGCACACCGCGGGCGCTGGCCGACTTGGAGCGGATGGCAGACCGGGTCAGTCAGCTGCCGAACATCGCGGCGATCACCGGTATCACGCGGCCTACCGGGGCGGTGCCCGAAGAGTTCCGGGCCACCTACCAGGCGGGCGCCATCGGCGCGCGGCTGGGCGAAGGGTCGACAGTGATCAGCGACCACAACGACGACCTGAACAGGCTGGTCAAAGGGGCCGACACGCTGGCTGACAATCTTGGCGACGTGCGGGGCCAGGTCAGCCAGATGGTGTCTGGCATGCAGGGTCTGCTCGACTCGTTCTCGTCGATGCGAACCCAGTACGGCGGCGACAAGCTGGTCAAAGAGGTTGCGACCGCGGCCAAGCTCGTCAACAGCATAAATTCGCTCGGCAACTCCATGGGGTTGAGCTTCACCGCCGTGAAGGACATGTTCGCCTGGGTGGCGCCGGTGCTGATCGCGCTGCAGGGCAACCCGGTTTGCGACCTCGACACCTCGTGCAGCGCCACCCGGGCGCAATTCGAACGGGTGGTAGCCGCACGCAACGACGGAAGCCTCGACGAGATCAACGATCTGGCCCGCCAGCTGGAGACGTTCCAGGACCGGCAAACCCTGAACGCGACGGTGGACCGCTTGCGCAGCACCCTGAACGGGCTCACCAAGGCAATGCATGCCATGGGGCTGGACCAGCCCGGCGGCATGCAGTCGGGCCTCAACAACCTCCAGCGCGGAGCCGACCGGGCCGCGGGCGGAAGCCGGCAGGTTGCCGACGGGGTGGAACAACTCGTCGGCCAGGTCAAAGAGATGGGTGCCGGCCTGGCCGAGGCCGCCGCGTTCCTGCTGTCTCTGAAAAATGATGCGGCCGAACCGTCGATGGCGGGCTTCAATATTCCGGCTCAGCTGCTGCGCATGGACGAATTCAAGAAGGCGGCCCGGATATTCATTTCGCCGGACGGGCACTCGGTTCGCTACCTGGTCCAAACGAAACTCAACCCATTCAGCTCCGAAGCGATGGATCAGGTCAACGCCATCACCGACGCCGCGCGCAGCGCCCAGCCGAACACGGCATTGTCGGACGCGTCAATTTCGATGGCGGGATACCCCGTCTCGCTGCGCGACACCCGCGACTATTACCAGCACGATATTCGTTTCATCATCGCCGTCACGCTCATCGTCGTGTTATTCACCCTGATGGCATTGCTGCGTGCGGTTGTCGCGCCGCTGTATTTGGTGGGTTCGGTGGTGGTGTCGTTCTTGTCGGCGGTCGGAATGGGCGTCCTCGTCTTTCAATTCCTGCTCGGCCAGCAATTGCACTGGTCGGTGCCGCCGCTGGCTTTCGTGGTCCTGGTCGCGGTAGGCGCCGACTACAACATGCTTTTCATCTCCCGAATGCGGGACGAGTCGCCGGGCAGCGTGCGTTACGGCGTCATCCGGGCCCTGAGCTCGACCGGCGGTGTAATCACAGCCGCGGGCCTGATCTTCGCCGCCTCCGTAGGTGGCCTGCTGTTTTCCAGCATCGGCACCGTGGTCCAGGGCGGTTTCGTGATCGGCGTCGGCATTCTGCTGGATACCTTCCTGGTGCGGACCATCACGGTGCCGGCCGTGGCCACGCTGATCGGACGGGCCAGTTGGTGGCCCTCGAAACTAAGCAGGGGGCCGAGCATGCGGCGGTCGCTGTCCGGACGCGCCGGGTGA
- the pe gene encoding acyltransferase PE produces the protein MKKLLAGISALGIVAATGCFGGPAATADETPADPPAPVGGTAYALGGAHVLGIPYDEYIRREGAEWFPGLRRQIVDYPAGQVQGHVLGRLFPGIGRLDEMFPGLGADGPSVGESVVIGADNLDAAIRRGGPGTTIGLSEGALVLDALQARLASDPTAPPPDQLTFATFGDPVARHAFGQSFLTAMFPVGSVVPALDYPVPPPVESQYDTKMFISAYDSIADFPDRPDNWMSLANTLAGLMTGHTAVAFTNPSMVPPQNIRTTVNSRGATTTTYLIPERHLPLVLPFQYAGVPEQTLNELDAVLLPMVNAGYSRNDDPATAPIQVDPVIGYDPAAVTAPATQATFGGGADPVSQILSGAMSVLNRAPH, from the coding sequence ATGAAGAAGCTACTCGCGGGAATTTCCGCGCTGGGAATTGTCGCGGCAACAGGATGTTTCGGCGGCCCGGCGGCCACCGCAGACGAAACGCCGGCCGACCCCCCTGCACCCGTCGGCGGGACGGCCTACGCGCTGGGCGGCGCGCACGTGCTGGGCATCCCGTATGACGAGTACATCCGCCGCGAAGGTGCCGAATGGTTCCCGGGCCTGCGCCGGCAGATTGTCGACTACCCCGCCGGCCAGGTGCAGGGCCATGTGCTGGGGCGTCTGTTTCCCGGCATCGGCCGGTTGGACGAAATGTTTCCCGGCCTGGGCGCGGATGGACCCAGCGTCGGCGAATCGGTCGTCATCGGGGCCGACAACCTGGATGCGGCGATCCGCCGGGGTGGTCCCGGAACGACGATCGGCCTCTCGGAGGGTGCGCTGGTGCTCGACGCCCTGCAGGCCCGGCTCGCCAGTGACCCCACCGCTCCCCCGCCGGACCAACTGACCTTCGCCACTTTCGGCGACCCCGTCGCGCGCCATGCGTTCGGCCAGAGCTTCCTGACCGCCATGTTCCCGGTCGGCAGCGTCGTGCCCGCACTCGACTACCCGGTACCGCCGCCCGTCGAGAGCCAGTACGACACCAAGATGTTCATCTCCGCCTATGACTCGATCGCCGACTTCCCGGACCGGCCGGACAACTGGATGTCTCTGGCCAACACCTTGGCGGGCCTGATGACCGGGCATACCGCGGTGGCGTTCACCAACCCGAGCATGGTGCCGCCGCAGAACATCAGGACGACCGTCAACTCACGCGGCGCGACGACGACAACTTATCTGATTCCCGAGCGGCACCTTCCGCTGGTATTGCCGTTCCAGTACGCGGGGGTCCCGGAGCAGACGCTGAACGAGCTCGACGCGGTGCTGCTGCCGATGGTCAACGCGGGTTACTCGCGCAACGACGACCCGGCGACGGCTCCCATCCAGGTGGACCCCGTCATCGGCTACGACCCGGCGGCCGTCACCGCACCCGCGACCCAGGCCACCTTCGGCGGCGGGGCGGATCCGGTTTCACAGATCCTGTCCGGTGCCATGTCCGTACTGAACCGGGCTCCGCACTGA
- a CDS encoding dihydrodipicolinate reductase, whose translation MSTASTDRPLRVIQWTTGNIGRRSLHAIIGRPDMELVGVYAHGADKVGVDAAELAGRPEPTGVLATNDIDALIALGADACCYNPLWPNIDELVRLLEAGVNVCTSAAWITGGKQTPRDRERIIAACERGGSTIFGSGAHPGMTNMVGMVLSASCERVDEIRITESVDCSTYESAGTQTAMGFSQDPDTPGLAESVRRESEVFAESAAMMADAIGARLDRMTFDVTFTAATGDTDLGFMQIPAGTVGGVYGYHRGWEGDRNVVSVGFNWTMGDHVVPPKPLEHGHVIQVFGLPNMRTVLHCLPPKDWTEPGFMGLGMIYTAMPVTNAVPAVVAARPGIMTLADLPPVTGRVAR comes from the coding sequence ATGAGCACAGCCAGCACTGACCGTCCCCTGCGGGTGATCCAGTGGACGACCGGAAATATCGGGCGCCGCTCCTTGCACGCCATCATCGGACGGCCCGACATGGAACTCGTCGGGGTCTACGCGCACGGGGCGGACAAGGTCGGTGTCGATGCCGCCGAGCTGGCGGGCCGGCCGGAGCCCACCGGCGTGCTGGCCACCAACGACATCGACGCGCTGATCGCGCTGGGAGCCGACGCGTGTTGTTATAACCCGTTGTGGCCCAACATCGATGAGCTGGTGCGACTGCTGGAAGCGGGGGTCAACGTGTGCACCAGCGCGGCGTGGATCACCGGCGGCAAGCAGACGCCGCGAGACCGCGAGCGCATCATCGCGGCCTGCGAACGCGGCGGTTCGACCATATTCGGCAGCGGCGCGCACCCGGGGATGACGAACATGGTCGGCATGGTGCTGTCCGCCTCCTGCGAGCGGGTCGACGAGATCCGCATCACCGAGTCGGTCGACTGCTCGACCTACGAGTCGGCGGGAACCCAGACGGCGATGGGCTTCTCGCAGGACCCGGACACGCCGGGACTGGCCGAGAGCGTGCGACGGGAAAGTGAAGTGTTCGCCGAGTCGGCCGCGATGATGGCCGACGCCATCGGCGCCCGACTGGACCGGATGACCTTCGACGTCACGTTCACCGCTGCCACCGGTGACACCGATCTGGGCTTCATGCAGATCCCCGCCGGAACCGTCGGAGGCGTCTACGGATACCACCGCGGGTGGGAGGGCGACCGCAACGTCGTCAGCGTCGGATTCAACTGGACCATGGGCGATCACGTCGTCCCGCCCAAGCCGCTCGAGCACGGGCACGTCATCCAGGTGTTCGGGCTGCCCAATATGCGCACGGTGCTGCACTGCCTGCCGCCCAAAGACTGGACGGAGCCCGGCTTCATGGGGCTGGGCATGATCTACACCGCGATGCCGGTGACCAACGCGGTGCCCGCGGTGGTGGCCGCCAGGCCCGGCATCATGACGCTCGCCGACCTGCCGCCGGTCACCGGCCGGGTGGCACGCTGA
- a CDS encoding MmpS family transport accessory protein — protein sequence MKAGAIAGPATRFFRRAWIPLVLVVVLAVSGLVVSRLHKIFGSEDLNANAGAGIEIVQFNPKVVKYDIFGPAGSTANINYWDADANTHQVNAAPLPWTFTISTTLPSVSANIMAQSDGSRIGCRITVDNVVKEEKQSDGVNPQTFCLVKSA from the coding sequence ATGAAGGCTGGTGCGATCGCGGGTCCCGCTACCCGCTTCTTCAGGAGAGCGTGGATACCCCTGGTGCTGGTGGTGGTGCTGGCCGTCTCCGGACTGGTCGTGTCGCGGTTGCACAAGATCTTCGGGTCCGAAGACCTCAACGCCAACGCGGGTGCCGGCATCGAGATCGTGCAGTTCAACCCAAAGGTCGTCAAGTACGACATCTTCGGTCCGGCCGGGTCCACCGCGAACATCAACTACTGGGATGCAGATGCCAACACTCACCAGGTCAACGCGGCACCGCTGCCATGGACTTTCACCATCTCGACGACGCTGCCCTCGGTGAGCGCCAACATCATGGCCCAGAGTGACGGCAGCCGAATCGGCTGCCGCATCACGGTCGACAACGTGGTGAAGGAAGAAAAGCAGTCCGACGGCGTCAATCCCCAGACCTTCTGCCTGGTGAAGTCGGCATGA
- a CDS encoding MMPL family transporter, protein MSDLNHRTATDDTAPITVAPNETRERGHRPLIPHTIRIFAVPIIIGWVVLTVLVNVIVPTLEKVSEQHSAPMTPVDAPSMVAMMRLGHNFKEFDSNSTVMIVLESNKPLGDDAHRYYDNVIRQLRKDHEHIQHIQDFWGDRLTAAGAQSADAKGAYVMLNLAGNQGTTLANDSVEAVRKVLEHNPPPPGVKSYVTGPAALSDDMHIIGNASLATITLFTLGAIAIMLLLVYRSIVTTLVQLFMTFVALASSRGIVAVLGYHNVFGLTTFAANILTMLAIAAGTDYGIFLIGRYQEALRAGEDRETAYYTTFRGVAPVVLGSGLTIAGATYCLSFTRLPWFNTMGAPVAIGMLVVVLAGVTLGPAVVFAGSKFHLFESKSTARQGRMWRRVGTAVVRWPAPILAVSTAIVLVGMVALPSFVTSYNDRYYLPASAPSNLGQQAADRHFSQARMDPDMLMVEADHDMRNPADMLVLDRVAKNVMRTVGIAMVQDITRPLGIPIQHSSIPFQNSMQSQTTMQNMAFLQDRMKDITKMADEMQFMIETMERMYKVTTELSNAADDSARTTAETAEITNRLRDHIADFDDFWRPIRSYFYWEKHCFDIPICWSLRSLFESLDGFDQLAGQFDLLTKDIQRTANATHSMLVLIPPMITTMKTTKALTLTMQATFSAMLDQMKALSDTAVVMGQSFDASKNDDFFYLPPEAFDNPDFQTGLRMFLSPDGKSARFFITHQGDPMTPEGISRVDSERTAAQEGLKQSSLSDAKVYLGGTAATFKDMHDGAKYDLMIAVVSALTLIFMIMLLLTRSVVAALVIVGTAASSIAASFGLSVLIWQDLFGIKIHWIVMALSVIILLAVGSDYNLLLVSRFKEEIHAGLKTGIIRSMAGTGGVVTAAGLVFAFTMASMLGSDLRVLGQFGSTVCIGLLLDTLIVRTLLMPSIATLLGRWFWWPQVVHPRGSDNVFIPAKATAR, encoded by the coding sequence ATGAGCGATCTCAACCACAGAACCGCCACCGACGACACGGCACCAATCACGGTTGCGCCCAACGAGACCCGGGAACGCGGTCACCGCCCGCTCATCCCCCACACCATCCGCATTTTCGCGGTGCCGATCATCATCGGCTGGGTGGTGCTGACGGTCCTGGTCAACGTCATCGTCCCGACGCTGGAGAAGGTCAGCGAGCAGCACTCCGCTCCGATGACGCCGGTGGACGCGCCGTCCATGGTGGCGATGATGCGACTCGGGCACAACTTCAAGGAGTTCGACTCCAACAGCACCGTCATGATCGTGCTGGAGAGCAACAAACCGCTCGGCGACGACGCACACCGCTACTACGACAACGTGATCCGCCAACTGCGCAAGGACCACGAGCACATCCAGCACATCCAAGACTTCTGGGGTGACCGGCTGACCGCGGCGGGAGCGCAGAGCGCCGACGCCAAGGGCGCCTACGTGATGCTGAACCTGGCCGGCAACCAGGGCACCACGTTGGCCAACGATTCCGTCGAAGCCGTCCGAAAGGTGTTGGAGCACAATCCACCACCGCCCGGAGTGAAATCGTATGTGACCGGACCGGCGGCGTTGTCCGACGACATGCACATCATCGGCAACGCCAGCCTGGCCACCATCACGCTGTTCACCCTCGGCGCGATCGCGATCATGCTGCTGCTAGTCTACCGATCGATCGTCACCACCCTGGTCCAGTTGTTCATGACGTTCGTGGCGCTGGCCTCCTCACGCGGAATCGTCGCGGTCCTGGGGTATCACAACGTTTTCGGCCTCACCACGTTCGCCGCCAACATCCTGACCATGCTGGCGATCGCCGCTGGCACCGACTACGGCATCTTCCTGATCGGGCGCTATCAGGAAGCGCTGCGCGCGGGCGAGGATCGAGAAACCGCCTACTACACCACCTTTCGCGGGGTGGCTCCCGTCGTGCTGGGATCCGGTCTGACCATCGCCGGCGCGACGTACTGCCTGAGTTTCACCCGGCTGCCCTGGTTCAACACGATGGGCGCACCGGTGGCGATCGGCATGCTGGTCGTCGTGCTGGCCGGCGTCACCCTCGGCCCCGCGGTGGTTTTCGCCGGGAGCAAGTTCCATCTGTTCGAGTCGAAGAGCACCGCCCGGCAGGGACGGATGTGGCGGCGCGTCGGCACCGCGGTAGTGCGTTGGCCCGCACCGATTCTGGCGGTCAGCACCGCTATCGTGCTGGTCGGGATGGTGGCCCTGCCCAGCTTCGTGACGAGCTACAACGACCGCTACTACCTACCGGCTTCCGCCCCGTCCAACCTCGGCCAGCAGGCCGCTGACCGGCACTTCTCGCAGGCCCGGATGGACCCGGACATGCTGATGGTCGAGGCCGACCACGACATGCGCAACCCCGCCGACATGCTGGTGCTGGACCGGGTGGCCAAGAACGTGATGCGCACCGTCGGCATCGCCATGGTGCAGGACATCACCAGGCCGTTGGGCATCCCAATCCAGCACAGCTCCATACCTTTTCAGAACAGCATGCAGAGCCAGACAACGATGCAGAACATGGCGTTTCTGCAGGACCGCATGAAGGACATCACCAAGATGGCCGACGAGATGCAGTTCATGATCGAGACCATGGAGCGCATGTACAAGGTGACGACGGAACTGTCCAACGCCGCCGACGACAGCGCCCGAACCACCGCCGAGACCGCCGAGATCACCAACCGGCTGCGGGACCACATCGCCGACTTCGATGATTTCTGGCGTCCGATCCGCAGCTACTTCTACTGGGAGAAGCACTGCTTCGACATCCCCATCTGCTGGTCGCTGCGTTCCCTGTTCGAGTCGCTGGACGGATTCGACCAATTGGCCGGACAGTTCGACCTCCTGACCAAAGACATCCAGCGCACGGCGAACGCCACGCACTCGATGCTGGTGCTGATCCCGCCGATGATCACCACGATGAAGACGACCAAAGCCCTGACGCTGACCATGCAGGCGACGTTCTCGGCGATGCTGGATCAGATGAAGGCGCTCAGTGACACCGCCGTCGTCATGGGCCAGAGTTTCGACGCCTCCAAGAACGACGACTTCTTCTACCTGCCACCCGAAGCCTTCGACAACCCCGACTTCCAGACCGGCCTGCGGATGTTCCTGTCTCCAGACGGCAAGTCGGCGCGATTCTTCATCACCCACCAGGGCGATCCCATGACGCCGGAAGGGATTTCGCGGGTCGATTCCGAGCGCACCGCGGCTCAGGAGGGACTGAAGCAATCCTCGCTGTCGGACGCGAAGGTCTATCTGGGCGGCACTGCCGCGACCTTCAAAGACATGCACGACGGCGCCAAGTACGACCTGATGATCGCGGTGGTGTCGGCGCTGACGCTGATTTTCATGATCATGCTGCTGCTCACCCGCAGCGTGGTGGCCGCGCTGGTGATCGTCGGCACGGCGGCTAGTTCCATCGCCGCGTCCTTCGGGCTGTCGGTGCTGATCTGGCAGGACCTGTTCGGCATCAAGATCCACTGGATCGTGATGGCGCTGTCGGTGATCATCCTGCTGGCGGTCGGCTCGGACTACAACCTGCTGCTGGTCTCCCGATTCAAAGAAGAAATTCATGCCGGCCTCAAGACCGGCATCATCCGGTCCATGGCAGGCACCGGCGGGGTGGTGACCGCCGCGGGTCTGGTGTTCGCCTTCACCATGGCGTCGATGCTCGGTAGTGACCTGCGGGTGCTCGGCCAGTTCGGATCGACAGTGTGTATCGGCCTGTTGCTCGACACGTTGATCGTGCGCACGCTGCTGATGCCGTCGATCGCGACTTTGCTGGGACGATGGTTCTGGTGGCCGCAAGTGGTGCACCCGCGCGGTTCTGACAATGTATTCATTCCAGCGAAAGCAACTGCTCGCTGA
- a CDS encoding PecA family PE domain-processing aspartic protease, with protein MSFVLVSPEQLISATAKLQTVGSALQSMNISAAIPTGNLAAASADEISEAVAAFFAEHGQQYQQAAEQFSASYEQFQVRLLETAREYAAAEAALANYLASNVSHLINDPVLQATGRPLFGDGANGYTTAQGVGTPGGAGGWLFGNGGTGGVSVRYGAAGGAGGAGGLLVGNGGTGGRNLYGGMPGGAGGSAGLIGIGGTGGASGPGGVGGAGGRGGLLGQPGTAGISTALGPNQTLIYPGQYGSPMLNITVGGGPTSPVIVDSGASGLVVPPHYVDLATLGAPTGSGSVSYGGSLLVNYQTYQTTLNFGNGIVTEPTTIGVATSATLSGRVVDLSTLPAYLGVGQNNDYPFPASVIDALPGNLDDGVLVNLPRGTMQFGPNPLPPYVGMGGSPRTVVQVQINNELPQTVGAFIDTGGALGAVPQSLVPGLNIGNHLPAGTVITVSTINGVPLYTQTVTAANTPFVVASATGPMYGPGYYVFNTGSYPFSLLPVYFENTADGIGRTVVVQQI; from the coding sequence ATGTCTTTCGTCTTGGTGTCTCCGGAACAGTTGATATCCGCAACGGCGAAGCTGCAGACCGTGGGGTCTGCCCTGCAGTCAATGAATATTTCGGCGGCGATTCCCACCGGGAACCTGGCGGCCGCCAGCGCCGACGAAATCTCCGAAGCGGTCGCGGCCTTCTTCGCCGAGCACGGCCAGCAGTATCAGCAAGCGGCCGAACAGTTTTCGGCGTCCTATGAGCAATTCCAGGTCAGGCTGCTGGAGACGGCGCGCGAGTACGCCGCAGCAGAGGCGGCACTCGCCAACTATCTGGCCTCCAACGTGTCCCACCTCATCAACGACCCGGTCCTGCAGGCAACCGGGCGTCCCCTGTTCGGTGACGGCGCCAATGGGTACACCACCGCTCAGGGCGTGGGAACACCCGGTGGGGCCGGCGGTTGGTTGTTCGGCAACGGCGGCACCGGCGGCGTCAGCGTCCGGTACGGGGCGGCCGGGGGCGCAGGCGGCGCCGGCGGCTTATTGGTGGGCAACGGTGGCACCGGGGGCCGTAATCTCTACGGCGGCATGCCCGGTGGCGCCGGTGGCTCCGCGGGCCTGATCGGCATCGGCGGCACGGGCGGGGCCAGTGGTCCCGGCGGCGTAGGTGGCGCGGGCGGTCGCGGCGGGCTGCTGGGGCAGCCCGGCACCGCTGGAATCAGCACGGCTCTCGGCCCCAATCAGACACTGATCTATCCCGGTCAGTACGGCAGCCCGATGCTGAATATCACGGTGGGTGGGGGACCGACGTCGCCCGTCATCGTCGATTCCGGCGCCTCTGGCCTGGTGGTGCCGCCGCACTACGTCGACCTGGCCACTCTCGGCGCCCCGACCGGATCGGGCAGCGTCAGTTACGGCGGCTCGTTGTTGGTCAACTATCAGACGTATCAGACCACCCTGAACTTCGGAAACGGCATCGTCACGGAACCAACCACCATCGGCGTCGCGACCTCGGCCACGTTGAGCGGAAGGGTGGTGGATCTGTCGACCCTGCCCGCCTATCTCGGCGTGGGCCAGAACAACGATTATCCGTTCCCCGCTTCGGTGATCGATGCCCTACCCGGCAACTTGGACGATGGAGTGCTGGTCAACCTACCGCGCGGCACGATGCAGTTCGGCCCCAATCCGCTGCCGCCTTACGTCGGAATGGGCGGATCCCCGAGAACCGTTGTGCAAGTTCAGATTAACAATGAACTACCGCAGACCGTCGGCGCATTCATCGATACCGGGGGTGCACTCGGAGCCGTCCCGCAGTCACTGGTGCCGGGCCTCAACATCGGTAACCACCTGCCGGCGGGAACGGTGATCACCGTCTCCACGATCAATGGCGTGCCCCTCTACACGCAGACGGTCACAGCTGCCAACACCCCATTTGTTGTCGCGTCGGCGACGGGCCCCATGTACGGTCCCGGATATTACGTGTTCAACACCGGCTCGTACCCATTCTCACTGTTGCCCGTCTATTTTGAGAACACCGCCGACGGAATAGGCAGGACGGTCGTCGTCCAGCAGATCTGA
- a CDS encoding DegV family protein: MTVQVVTDSSSRLPAAVRDQWGIREVPLHILLDGADLRDGVDNVPDDIHKRHATTAAATPAELCTAYRQALTESGGDGVVAVHISSGLSGTYRAAELAAEEFGRSVRVVDSRSTAMGAGFIALAAAQLAAQGADLDAVAGAAAAAVRRTHAYMVVHRLDNLRRSGRIGGAKAWLGTALALKPLLHIDDGKLVLAQRIRTSKGAIAAMVDQVCDIVGDRQAALAVHHVANPDGAREVAAALADRLPKCEPAIVTPLGPVLALHVGDGALAVCLQLAE; encoded by the coding sequence GTGACCGTCCAGGTCGTCACGGACAGCTCGTCGCGCCTACCGGCCGCCGTGCGGGACCAGTGGGGGATTCGTGAAGTGCCGCTGCATATCCTGCTCGACGGGGCGGACCTGCGCGACGGTGTGGACAACGTTCCCGACGACATCCACAAGCGTCACGCCACCACCGCGGCCGCCACCCCGGCCGAGCTGTGCACCGCCTATCGCCAGGCCTTGACCGAGAGCGGCGGGGACGGGGTTGTCGCCGTGCACATTTCGTCCGGTCTGTCCGGGACCTACCGCGCCGCCGAACTGGCCGCCGAGGAGTTCGGGCGCTCGGTGCGGGTGGTCGACTCCCGGTCGACGGCAATGGGTGCCGGCTTCATCGCGTTGGCCGCCGCTCAGTTGGCTGCGCAGGGTGCCGATCTGGACGCCGTCGCCGGGGCCGCGGCGGCCGCGGTGCGCCGCACCCACGCCTACATGGTGGTGCACCGCCTGGACAACCTGCGCCGCAGCGGCCGGATCGGCGGCGCCAAGGCGTGGTTGGGCACCGCGCTGGCGCTGAAGCCGCTCCTGCACATCGATGACGGGAAACTGGTTCTGGCGCAACGAATCCGGACATCCAAGGGCGCCATCGCGGCAATGGTCGACCAGGTGTGCGACATCGTGGGCGATCGTCAGGCCGCGCTGGCCGTGCACCATGTCGCCAATCCCGACGGCGCACGGGAGGTTGCCGCGGCGTTGGCCGATCGGCTACCCAAGTGCGAACCCGCGATCGTGACGCCGCTGGGCCCGGTGCTCGCGCTGCACGTCGGAGACGGGGCGCTGGCCGTCTGCCTGCAACTGGCCGAGTGA